A section of the Calditrichota bacterium genome encodes:
- a CDS encoding inositol-3-phosphate synthase, giving the protein MSKQPVEIKQPQGKLGVLLPGMGAVGTTFIAGVQLVRNGHSKPFGSLTQMGTIRLGKRTEKRIPKIKDFVPLAELGDLVFGGWDIFPDNCYESALKAGVLELSDLEKVKDELAAIRPWPAVFSRDYVRRLDGPNVKKAKTKYDLAKMLMEDIERFRSEHGLNRMVMVWCASTEVFMRPSAVHQDIASFEKGLKENDPAIAPSMIYAYASIMSGVPFANGAPNLTVDIPALIQLAREKRVPIAGKDFKTGQTLMKTIIAPGLKARLLGLDGWFSTNILGNRDGEVLDDPESFKTKEESKLSVLEYILQPDLYPELYGNFYHKVRINYYPPRRDNKEGWDNLDIFGWLGYRMQIKVDFLCRDSILAAPIVLDLVLFMDLAQRAGMHGIQEWLSFYFKSPMCAPELYPEHDLFIQLMKLKNTLRYLRGEELITHLGLEYYD; this is encoded by the coding sequence CAACCAGTTGAGATCAAGCAGCCGCAGGGGAAGTTGGGGGTGCTCTTGCCCGGGATGGGGGCGGTAGGCACTACCTTCATCGCCGGTGTGCAACTGGTGCGCAATGGCCACAGCAAGCCGTTCGGTTCCCTGACGCAGATGGGGACCATCCGCTTAGGCAAGCGCACGGAGAAACGGATTCCGAAGATCAAGGACTTTGTGCCTCTCGCTGAGCTCGGGGACCTGGTGTTTGGCGGGTGGGACATCTTTCCGGATAACTGCTACGAATCGGCGCTGAAGGCGGGTGTCCTGGAGCTCAGTGACCTGGAAAAAGTGAAGGACGAACTGGCTGCCATCCGGCCGTGGCCAGCGGTCTTTAGCAGGGACTATGTGCGGCGACTCGATGGCCCCAATGTCAAGAAGGCCAAAACGAAGTACGATCTGGCCAAGATGCTCATGGAGGACATCGAGCGTTTCCGCAGCGAGCACGGCCTGAACCGCATGGTCATGGTCTGGTGCGCCAGCACCGAGGTCTTTATGCGGCCCTCGGCTGTCCATCAGGACATCGCCAGCTTCGAAAAGGGGCTGAAGGAGAATGACCCGGCCATCGCGCCCAGCATGATTTATGCCTACGCCTCGATCATGAGCGGCGTGCCGTTTGCTAATGGTGCGCCGAACCTGACAGTGGACATTCCTGCCTTGATCCAGCTGGCGCGCGAGAAGCGGGTGCCTATCGCCGGCAAGGACTTTAAGACTGGCCAGACCTTGATGAAGACCATCATCGCACCCGGGCTGAAGGCTCGTCTGCTGGGTTTGGATGGATGGTTCTCCACCAACATCCTCGGCAACCGCGATGGCGAGGTGCTGGATGACCCGGAGTCGTTCAAGACGAAGGAGGAGAGCAAGCTTTCGGTGTTGGAATACATCCTCCAGCCCGACCTCTACCCGGAACTCTACGGCAACTTCTACCACAAGGTGCGCATCAACTACTACCCCCCGCGGCGCGACAACAAAGAGGGGTGGGACAACCTGGACATTTTTGGCTGGCTCGGCTACCGCATGCAGATCAAGGTGGACTTTCTCTGCCGCGATAGCATTCTGGCCGCCCCTATTGTGCTTGACTTGGTGCTTTTCATGGACCTCGCGCAGCGAGCGGGCATGCACGGTATCCAGGAGTGGCTCTCATTCTACTTCAAGAGCCCGATGTGTGCCCCAGAGCTCTACCCGGAGCATGACCTGTTCATCCAGCTGATGAAGCTGAAGAACACCTTGCGCTACCTGCGCGGCGAGGAGCTCATTACCCACTTGGGTCTTGAGTACTACGACTAA
- a CDS encoding MATE family efflux transporter, translating to MPAVVDLSSQTIMWTIEAILVGRLSAAAFAGVAMAIQIVVVFFAVLLTFVVGSSVIIVRALGRNDQWEANHILGQTVLLGVVMAFAFAVIWYSGAIHLFKLIGKAGAEEAGIAAERAGVTYLRTVSFFAPLIVTNFIGVGIIRGSGDTRHSMVINMVVNGLNLALAPSLIFGWFGLPRLEVRGAALAVGIAHSVGFFLTFGLLLSPHGRLRLPLRELLRPDGETFRRLLRTGVPTTVEQLATSVGVLFVMGYAARLGLATLSAHAVFVRVQAVLSMAYMGFGLGAMTLVGMDLGAGDQVRALRTARLSMLVTFAFVITVAVLLVLFSRQIMALFLTGRETAVLAKGAVAIYVFALAQIPKALLGSVAGSLRGAGDLRFLMWLTIVSVLIFEIGLNYAAAFVLGWGLVGLWAVHGTGEVTRLTVTYHRLHGNRGEVAHRV from the coding sequence ATGCCTGCCGTGGTGGATCTGTCCTCGCAGACCATCATGTGGACCATCGAGGCGATTCTGGTGGGCAGGTTGTCCGCGGCGGCCTTTGCCGGGGTGGCCATGGCCATCCAGATCGTGGTGGTGTTCTTCGCGGTGCTCCTCACCTTTGTGGTGGGCAGCTCGGTCATCATCGTCCGCGCTCTGGGGAGAAACGATCAGTGGGAGGCCAACCATATCCTCGGCCAGACCGTGCTTCTTGGGGTGGTCATGGCCTTTGCCTTTGCCGTGATCTGGTATTCTGGGGCAATTCACCTGTTCAAGCTCATTGGCAAGGCAGGGGCAGAGGAGGCAGGTATTGCGGCGGAGCGGGCCGGCGTCACCTACTTGCGTACGGTGTCTTTCTTTGCGCCGTTGATTGTGACCAATTTCATTGGGGTGGGGATCATCCGTGGCAGCGGCGACACGCGCCATTCCATGGTCATCAACATGGTGGTCAACGGTTTGAATCTGGCGTTGGCACCGTCGCTCATTTTCGGCTGGTTCGGGCTGCCGCGCTTGGAAGTGCGCGGTGCTGCCCTGGCCGTGGGTATTGCGCACTCGGTGGGCTTCTTCTTGACCTTTGGGTTGTTGCTCAGCCCCCATGGGCGGCTCCGATTACCCTTGCGGGAGCTGCTGCGGCCCGATGGCGAGACGTTTCGTCGCCTGCTCCGCACGGGGGTGCCGACCACGGTGGAACAGCTTGCCACCTCGGTGGGCGTCCTGTTCGTGATGGGCTACGCCGCGCGCCTGGGGTTGGCCACGCTGTCGGCGCACGCGGTTTTTGTGCGGGTGCAGGCGGTCCTGTCCATGGCCTACATGGGATTTGGCTTGGGCGCCATGACCTTAGTGGGCATGGACTTGGGAGCAGGGGACCAGGTGCGGGCTCTGCGCACGGCGCGGCTGTCGATGCTGGTGACCTTCGCGTTCGTCATCACGGTTGCCGTTTTGCTCGTCCTGTTCAGTAGGCAAATCATGGCGCTCTTCCTGACGGGACGCGAGACCGCGGTGCTGGCCAAAGGAGCGGTGGCCATTTACGTGTTCGCTCTGGCCCAGATTCCCAAGGCTCTCTTGGGTTCAGTGGCCGGGAGCCTGCGCGGCGCGGGCGACCTCCGCTTCCTCATGTGGCTGACGATCGTCTCGGTGCTGATCTTCGAGATCGGGCTGAACTACGCTGCGGCTTTCGTGCTGGGGTGGGGGTTGGTGGGGCTCTGGGCTGTCCACGGCACGGGAGAGGTGACCAGGTTGACGGTGACCTACCATCGCCTGCACGGCAATCGTGGCGAAGTGGCGCACAGGGTGTGA